One region of Priestia megaterium genomic DNA includes:
- a CDS encoding TIGR00266 family protein: MNAHEIDYKLYGDDMQFVEIELDPSESVIAEAGGMMMMEDDIEMETIFGDGSSSNSSGLFNKLKGAGKRVLTGESLFMTVYTNNGYHKRKVSFASPFPGKIIPVDLEQLDHKIICQKSSFLCAAKGVSVGIDFQKKLGTGFFGGEGFIMQKLEGNGLAFLHAGGTIHKRQLQPGERLRVDTGCLVAMTRDVNYNIEYVGKIKTALFGGEGMFFATLSGPGTVWIQSLPFSRLADRVLSSAVSPTGGKGEGSILGSLGDFLNGDNR; this comes from the coding sequence ATGAATGCACATGAAATTGATTATAAATTGTATGGAGATGACATGCAGTTTGTTGAAATTGAATTAGATCCTTCAGAAAGTGTGATAGCAGAAGCTGGAGGAATGATGATGATGGAAGATGATATTGAGATGGAAACCATTTTTGGTGACGGTTCTTCCTCCAACAGCAGCGGACTTTTTAATAAACTAAAAGGTGCTGGGAAACGCGTATTAACTGGTGAAAGTTTATTTATGACGGTATATACAAATAACGGATATCACAAGCGAAAAGTATCTTTCGCTTCACCTTTTCCAGGTAAGATTATTCCTGTCGATTTAGAGCAGCTCGATCATAAAATCATTTGTCAAAAAAGCTCCTTTTTATGCGCTGCCAAAGGCGTATCCGTTGGTATTGACTTTCAAAAAAAACTAGGAACGGGCTTCTTTGGCGGTGAAGGTTTTATTATGCAAAAATTAGAAGGCAATGGCCTCGCATTTTTGCATGCAGGCGGCACCATTCATAAGAGACAGCTGCAGCCGGGTGAACGCCTTCGTGTAGATACTGGCTGTTTAGTGGCCATGACCCGTGATGTAAATTACAACATCGAATATGTAGGGAAAATTAAAACAGCTCTGTTTGGAGGAGAAGGCATGTTTTTTGCTACTCTGTCAGGACCGGGAACAGTTTGGATTCAATCTCTTCCTTTTAGTCGACTAGCCGATCGCGTTTTATCAAGTGCAGTTTCACCAACGGGAGGTAAAGGTGAAGGCAGTATCCTTGGTTCTTTAGGTGATTTCTTAAACGGTGACAACAGATAA
- the glgA gene encoding glycogen synthase GlgA codes for MNVLFAVSECVPFIKTGGLADVAGALPKELKKLGTNVCVVMPKYGTIPQHYQDEMVLEKVIHVQVGWRRQYCGIESLTMDGVKYIFIDNEYYFKRDSLYGHYDDAERFAFFSRAVLEAIPFLENEPDIIHCHDWHTAMIPFLLRANYDMYDHIQTVFTIHNLQFQGIFPKSNLYELLNLNDYYFTTSQLEFYGNINFMKAALVSADKITTVSPTYRDEIQMPYYGESLDGLLRQRNQDLIGIVNGIDEEAYSPDADQLISYPYSVEEIEGKYKNKKELQRYLELEENNDVPIISMVTRLTQQKGLDLVKHVFHETVNLGAQIVILGTGEHEFEQFFREMEDTYPQQVKAIIGFNEELAHKVYAGTDLFLMPSRFEPCGLGQLIALKYGTIPVVRETGGLNDTVKAYNEYSGEGNGFSFKNYNAHDMLHTLERAVSFYHQKDVWKKLMMDAMSQDYSWGQSAFKYNQLYSNLTSTPS; via the coding sequence GTGAATGTATTATTTGCTGTATCAGAATGTGTACCTTTTATTAAAACAGGAGGATTAGCAGACGTAGCAGGTGCCCTGCCTAAAGAATTAAAAAAGTTAGGAACGAACGTATGTGTAGTCATGCCAAAGTACGGAACCATTCCTCAACATTATCAAGATGAAATGGTGCTTGAAAAAGTTATTCATGTGCAGGTTGGGTGGAGAAGACAGTACTGTGGGATTGAATCGTTAACGATGGATGGCGTTAAATATATTTTCATTGATAATGAATATTATTTTAAAAGAGATAGCTTATATGGGCACTACGATGACGCTGAACGATTTGCTTTCTTCAGCAGAGCTGTGCTTGAAGCTATCCCATTTTTAGAGAATGAGCCTGATATCATTCATTGTCACGACTGGCATACGGCTATGATTCCATTTTTACTTCGTGCTAATTATGATATGTATGATCATATCCAGACGGTCTTTACGATTCATAACTTGCAATTCCAAGGAATTTTCCCTAAAAGCAATTTATATGAGCTATTAAATTTAAATGATTATTATTTTACTACAAGCCAGCTCGAGTTTTATGGGAATATTAATTTTATGAAAGCGGCTCTTGTATCAGCTGATAAAATTACCACGGTAAGTCCTACATATCGAGATGAAATTCAAATGCCCTATTACGGAGAAAGTTTAGATGGATTATTGCGTCAGCGAAATCAAGATTTAATTGGGATTGTAAATGGAATCGATGAAGAAGCTTATAGCCCAGACGCAGATCAGCTTATATCTTATCCTTATTCTGTAGAAGAGATTGAAGGAAAATATAAAAATAAAAAAGAGCTCCAGCGCTATCTTGAATTAGAGGAAAATAACGATGTTCCAATTATTTCGATGGTTACAAGGTTAACCCAGCAGAAGGGATTGGATTTAGTCAAGCACGTTTTCCATGAGACGGTTAACTTAGGAGCCCAAATTGTTATTTTAGGAACTGGCGAACACGAGTTTGAGCAGTTTTTCCGTGAGATGGAAGATACGTACCCGCAACAAGTAAAAGCCATTATTGGTTTTAATGAGGAACTTGCTCATAAAGTTTATGCCGGTACGGATTTATTTTTAATGCCTTCCCGTTTTGAGCCTTGCGGACTCGGACAATTAATAGCCTTAAAGTATGGAACCATTCCAGTCGTGCGTGAAACGGGCGGCCTGAATGACACGGTCAAAGCTTATAATGAATATAGCGGAGAGGGAAATGGCTTCTCTTTTAAGAATTATAATGCTCATGACATGCTTCATACGTTAGAAAGAGCTGTTTCATTTTATCACCAGAAAGATGTATGGAAAAAATTAATGATGGATGCTATGAGTCAGGATTATAGCTGGGGGCAATCGGCATTTAAATATAATCAATTGTATTCAAATTTGACATCTACTCCATCGTGA
- a CDS encoding TraR/DksA C4-type zinc finger protein, translated as MTLSKQEISQLKQNLQQQQADIQSHFDQNDHFGLTRSDAHDAVGELSSYDNHPGDTATETYEREKDLALNEHAKQELHEIEEALQAIAHSTYGTCKVCGADISFERLQAVPTTLYCREHSPSQDIPKHRPVEENVLHHPFGQYDYDDTETTGYDAEDSWQDVARYGTSESPSDFIEDTSNYSETYIEADEAIGYVEDYENFAATDLYGQPLPIYPSKEHERYENALDEEGTMTIFGDLPAYEKDPYTEKE; from the coding sequence ATGACACTTTCAAAACAAGAAATCAGTCAGTTAAAACAAAATTTACAGCAGCAGCAGGCTGATATTCAATCGCACTTTGATCAAAATGATCATTTTGGTCTAACTCGAAGCGACGCTCACGATGCTGTAGGAGAACTTTCAAGCTACGATAACCACCCTGGTGACACAGCCACAGAAACATACGAGCGTGAAAAAGACCTTGCACTAAATGAACATGCAAAACAAGAGCTACATGAAATAGAAGAAGCACTGCAGGCAATCGCTCACAGCACGTATGGAACATGCAAAGTATGTGGAGCAGATATCTCATTTGAAAGACTTCAGGCTGTACCAACTACTTTATACTGTAGAGAACATAGCCCATCACAGGATATTCCAAAGCACAGACCTGTAGAAGAAAATGTTCTCCATCACCCATTTGGTCAATACGACTATGACGATACCGAGACGACAGGATACGACGCAGAAGATTCTTGGCAAGACGTTGCGCGTTACGGGACGTCTGAATCTCCTTCTGATTTTATAGAAGATACGTCTAACTATAGTGAAACCTATATTGAGGCGGATGAAGCTATCGGGTACGTTGAAGATTATGAAAACTTTGCCGCTACCGATTTATATGGACAGCCTCTTCCTATTTACCCTTCAAAAGAGCATGAGCGATATGAAAATGCACTGGATGAAGAAGGTACGATGACCATATTTGGAGATTTACCGGCCTATGAGAAAGATCCATACACTGAAAAGGAGTAG
- a CDS encoding glycogen/starch/alpha-glucan phosphorylase, which produces MFSDKKSFQEAFLKKLEMTYGKSFKESTVQDHYHTLGNMVREYISSDWISTNEIHRSSHTKQVYYLSIEFLLGRLLGQNLLNLGIREVVKEGLSDLNISLENIEEIEVDAGLGNGGLGRLAACFLDSLASLNLPGHGYGIRYKHGLFDQKIVNGFQIELPEQWLRHGNSWEVRKLDQAIEVNFWGEVEMVQEDGTFSFRHVKGEPVSAVPYDIPVIGYKTDTVNTLRLWNAEPSSFPVHKDVMEYKRQTEAVSEFLYPDDTHEDGKILRLKQQYFLVSASLQSIIRAHRNTYQTLTNFHEKVAIHINDTHPVLAIPELMRILLDEEKMEWEDAWHITSNTISYTNHTTLSEALEKWPIDLFQPLLPRVYMIIEEINERFCKELWEAYPGDWQRIENMAILAHGLVKMAHLAIVGSYKVNGVAKIHTDILKEREMKDFYQFYPAKFNNKTNGITHRRWLLKANPQLSSLITEVIGDKWIKQPHSLIKLQEYVEDPSFLQGLKTVKQQRKKLLADIIQEQTGIKIDSHSIFDVQVKRLHAYKRQLLNVLHIMYLYNRLKEDPNFQIVPRTFIFGAKASPGYYYAKKVIKLINSVADVVNHDPQTSPFLKVVFLENYRVSLAEYIFPAADVSEQISTASKEASGTGNMKFMMNGALTLGTMDGANVEISEAVGKDNVFIFGLKAEEVLSYQQNGGYRAYDYYHHDKRIRQVLEQLTNGFLPDTYDLFEPIYDSLLMQNDEYYVLRDFDSYVTAQQKVNEAYGNENKWLQMSATNIAHSGFFSSDRTIEEYASDIWGIHSTKNLLNQ; this is translated from the coding sequence TTGTTCTCTGATAAAAAAAGCTTTCAAGAGGCTTTTTTAAAAAAGCTGGAAATGACATATGGAAAGAGCTTTAAAGAATCTACTGTTCAAGATCACTATCATACATTAGGAAATATGGTGCGAGAGTATATTAGCAGCGATTGGATTTCAACCAATGAAATTCATAGGTCTTCACATACAAAGCAAGTGTATTATCTTTCTATCGAATTTTTATTAGGCAGACTGTTGGGTCAAAATCTGTTGAACTTAGGAATTCGGGAAGTTGTAAAAGAAGGATTAAGTGATCTGAATATTTCACTTGAAAATATTGAGGAAATCGAAGTAGACGCAGGATTAGGAAACGGGGGATTAGGCAGGCTTGCTGCTTGTTTTTTAGATTCTCTTGCTTCACTTAATCTTCCTGGTCACGGTTATGGGATTCGCTATAAACACGGTTTGTTTGATCAAAAGATTGTAAACGGCTTTCAAATTGAGCTCCCAGAACAATGGTTAAGGCATGGGAATTCATGGGAAGTACGCAAATTAGATCAAGCAATCGAAGTGAACTTTTGGGGCGAAGTTGAAATGGTACAGGAAGACGGAACATTCTCTTTTCGTCATGTAAAAGGAGAACCCGTCTCTGCTGTTCCTTATGACATCCCGGTTATCGGGTATAAAACAGATACAGTGAATACACTTCGCCTTTGGAATGCGGAGCCTTCATCATTTCCAGTACATAAAGATGTGATGGAGTATAAGCGTCAAACAGAGGCTGTATCAGAATTTTTATATCCGGATGATACACATGAAGATGGTAAAATATTAAGGTTGAAACAGCAATATTTTCTTGTGTCAGCTAGCTTACAAAGTATTATCAGAGCACATCGAAATACCTATCAAACACTTACAAACTTTCACGAAAAAGTAGCCATTCATATTAACGATACGCATCCTGTACTTGCGATTCCTGAGCTAATGAGAATTTTACTGGATGAAGAAAAAATGGAATGGGAAGATGCATGGCATATTACGTCCAATACCATTTCATACACAAACCATACGACTCTTTCTGAAGCCCTTGAGAAATGGCCGATTGATTTATTTCAACCCTTGCTTCCACGAGTGTATATGATTATTGAAGAAATTAATGAGCGCTTTTGTAAAGAATTATGGGAAGCATATCCAGGAGACTGGCAGCGGATTGAAAATATGGCTATTTTAGCGCACGGGCTAGTAAAGATGGCTCATTTAGCAATTGTGGGAAGTTATAAAGTAAACGGCGTGGCAAAGATTCATACTGATATTTTAAAAGAACGAGAAATGAAAGATTTTTATCAGTTTTATCCTGCTAAATTTAACAATAAAACGAATGGAATTACCCACCGGCGCTGGTTGTTAAAAGCTAACCCGCAGCTTTCCTCTCTTATTACCGAGGTGATAGGAGATAAATGGATTAAACAGCCGCATTCTCTTATAAAGCTCCAAGAGTATGTGGAAGATCCAAGCTTTTTACAAGGACTAAAAACAGTAAAACAACAGCGTAAAAAGCTGCTTGCCGATATTATTCAAGAGCAAACGGGAATTAAAATAGATTCACATTCTATTTTTGATGTACAGGTTAAAAGGCTTCATGCTTATAAAAGACAGCTTTTAAATGTACTGCACATTATGTATTTGTACAATCGATTAAAAGAAGACCCTAATTTTCAAATCGTGCCTCGTACATTTATTTTTGGTGCGAAAGCTTCTCCCGGCTATTATTATGCAAAAAAAGTCATCAAGCTAATTAATTCTGTAGCTGATGTTGTCAATCATGATCCACAAACATCACCGTTTTTAAAAGTCGTTTTTTTAGAAAACTATCGAGTGTCACTTGCTGAGTATATCTTTCCTGCAGCGGATGTCAGCGAACAGATTTCAACCGCCAGCAAAGAAGCTTCGGGAACGGGAAATATGAAATTCATGATGAACGGAGCGTTAACTCTTGGTACGATGGACGGAGCGAACGTCGAAATTAGCGAGGCAGTAGGAAAAGATAATGTCTTTATTTTTGGGTTAAAAGCCGAAGAAGTATTGAGCTATCAGCAAAATGGAGGATACCGTGCCTATGATTATTACCATCATGATAAGCGGATTCGACAAGTGCTCGAGCAGCTCACAAACGGCTTCTTACCTGACACATATGACTTATTCGAGCCTATATATGATTCATTATTAATGCAAAATGATGAATACTACGTACTCCGTGACTTTGACTCATACGTTACGGCACAGCAAAAAGTAAACGAAGCTTATGGAAATGAAAATAAATGGCTTCAAATGAGTGCGACGAACATTGCACATTCCGGCTTTTTTTCTAGTGACCGAACGATTGAGGAATATGCATCTGATATTTGGGGAATTCATTCCACTAAAAATTTATTAAATCAATAA